In a genomic window of Mycolicibacter heraklionensis:
- the whiA gene encoding DNA-binding protein WhiA has product MTAEVKDELSRLVVSSVSARRAEVAALLRFAGGLHIVAGRVVVEAEVDLGVIARRLRKDIFDLYGYNAIVHVLTASGMRKSTRYVLRVTKDGEALARQTGLLDLRGRPVRGLPAQVVGGSVADAEAAWRGAFLAHGSLTEPGRSSALEVGCPGPEAALALVGAARRLGVSAKAREVRGADRVVVRDGEAIGALLTRMGAQDTRLVWEERRIRREVRATANRLANFDDANLRRSARAAVAAAARVERALAILGDTVPDHLASAGKLRVEHRQASLEELGRLADPPMTKDAVAGRIRRLLSMADRKAKQDGIPDTESAVTPELLEDA; this is encoded by the coding sequence ATGACGGCCGAAGTCAAGGACGAGCTGAGCCGTCTCGTGGTCAGTTCGGTGAGTGCGCGCCGCGCCGAGGTCGCGGCGCTGCTGCGCTTCGCCGGCGGACTGCACATCGTGGCCGGTCGGGTCGTGGTCGAAGCCGAGGTGGACCTGGGGGTCATCGCGCGGCGGCTGCGCAAGGACATTTTCGACCTGTACGGCTACAACGCGATCGTGCACGTGCTGACGGCCAGCGGAATGCGTAAGAGCACCCGCTACGTGCTGCGCGTGACGAAGGACGGTGAAGCTCTGGCCCGCCAGACCGGGCTGTTGGACCTGCGCGGGCGCCCGGTGCGCGGCCTGCCCGCCCAGGTGGTCGGCGGCAGCGTCGCTGATGCCGAAGCTGCCTGGCGGGGAGCGTTTTTGGCGCACGGTTCGCTCACCGAGCCGGGTCGCTCGTCGGCTCTGGAGGTCGGCTGCCCGGGCCCGGAGGCCGCCCTGGCGCTGGTCGGCGCGGCCCGCCGGCTCGGGGTCAGCGCCAAGGCCCGCGAGGTGCGTGGTGCGGACCGAGTGGTGGTGCGCGATGGTGAGGCGATCGGGGCGCTGCTGACCCGGATGGGCGCCCAGGACACCCGGCTGGTCTGGGAGGAGCGCCGGATCCGCCGTGAGGTGCGTGCGACCGCGAACCGGCTGGCCAATTTCGACGACGCCAACCTGCGCCGCTCCGCGCGGGCGGCGGTGGCCGCGGCGGCGCGGGTGGAACGCGCACTGGCGATCCTCGGCGACACCGTGCCCGATCATCTGGCTTCGGCCGGCAAGCTGCGCGTCGAGCACCGGCAGGCATCCCTGGAGGAACTGGGCCGGCTGGCCGACCCGCCGATGACCAAAGACGCGGTGGCGGGGCGGATCCGGCGGCTTTTGTCGATGGCCGACCGCAAGGCCAAGCAGGACGGTATTCCCGACACCGAGTCCGCGGTCACCCCGGAGCTGCTCGAAGACGCCTAG
- a CDS encoding gluconeogenesis factor YvcK family protein: protein MSVEPANGNPSIVALGGGHGLYATLSAARRLTPHVTAVVTVADDGGSSGRLRGELNVVPPGDLRMALAALASDTPTGQLWATILQHRFGGSGALAGHPIGNLLLAGLNEVLADPVAALDELGRMLGVKGRVLPMCPIALQIEADVSGLEADPRLFRLIRGQVAIATTPGKVRRVRLLPGNPPATRQAVDAIMSADLVVLGPGSWFTSVIPHLLVPGLAAALQNTTARRALVLNLVAEPGETAGFSVERHLHVLAQHAPGFTVDHIIIDAGRVPSEREREQLRRAANLFGAEVRFVDVARPGTPLHDPGKLAAALDGVRSIDASTLTVPTPVATQAEGGGRQSGVSGPSGLGPGGDKSWR from the coding sequence GTGAGCGTTGAGCCCGCGAACGGCAACCCGAGCATCGTCGCGCTCGGTGGTGGGCACGGCCTGTACGCGACGCTGTCGGCTGCCCGCCGGCTGACTCCGCACGTCACCGCGGTGGTCACCGTCGCCGACGACGGCGGCTCCTCGGGCCGGCTGCGCGGCGAACTGAACGTGGTACCGCCCGGGGATCTGCGCATGGCACTCGCGGCGCTGGCGTCCGACACCCCGACGGGCCAGCTGTGGGCGACCATCTTGCAGCACCGGTTCGGCGGCAGCGGCGCCCTCGCTGGGCATCCGATCGGCAATCTGCTGCTGGCCGGTCTCAACGAAGTGCTCGCCGACCCGGTGGCCGCACTCGACGAACTCGGCCGGATGCTGGGCGTCAAGGGGCGAGTGCTGCCGATGTGCCCGATCGCGCTGCAGATCGAAGCCGACGTGTCCGGGCTGGAAGCCGACCCTCGACTGTTCCGGCTGATCCGGGGGCAGGTCGCCATCGCGACCACCCCGGGCAAGGTACGCCGGGTGCGGCTGCTGCCCGGCAACCCGCCGGCCACCCGCCAAGCGGTGGACGCCATCATGTCCGCGGATCTGGTGGTGCTCGGCCCGGGCTCGTGGTTCACCAGCGTGATCCCGCATCTGCTGGTGCCGGGGCTGGCCGCGGCGCTGCAGAACACCACGGCCCGACGCGCCCTGGTGCTCAACCTGGTGGCCGAGCCGGGGGAGACCGCGGGATTCTCCGTCGAGCGCCACCTACACGTGTTGGCTCAACACGCGCCCGGATTCACCGTGGACCACATCATCATCGACGCAGGCCGGGTGCCCAGCGAGCGTGAGCGTGAGCAGCTGCGGCGTGCCGCCAACTTGTTCGGTGCCGAGGTTCGGTTCGTGGATGTGGCCCGACCTGGTACACCTTTACATGACCCAGGAAAGTTGGCGGCGGCGCTAGACGGGGTTCGGAGCATCGACGCATCGACGTTGACCGTTCCGACGCCGGTAGCGACGCAGGCCGAGGGCGGGGGCCGGCAATCCGGCGTGAGTGGACCGAGCGGGCTCGGGCCGGGAGGTGACAAGTCGTGGCGATGA
- the rapZ gene encoding RNase adapter RapZ: MTTESPKGVRERDVAGPGDGAGIDVVLVTGLSGAGRGTAAKVLEDLGWYVADNLPPDLITRMVDLGLAAGSRITQLAVVMDVRSAGFTGDLDSVRTELATRGINPRVLFMEASDDVLIRRYEHNRRSHPLQGQQTLTEGIAAERIMLAPVRAVADLVIDTSVLSVRELRESIEEMFGGDAVSAPTSITVESFGFKYGLPMDADMVMDVRFLPNPHWVDELRPHTGQHPAVRDYVLSQPGADEFLAGYHRLLALMVGGYRREGKRYMTLAIGCTGGKHRSVAIAEALARLLDAQDDNDELSVRVLHRDLGRE, encoded by the coding sequence ATGACCACGGAATCACCGAAAGGCGTGCGGGAGCGCGATGTCGCCGGCCCCGGAGACGGCGCAGGCATCGACGTCGTCCTGGTGACGGGTCTGTCCGGCGCGGGGCGCGGCACCGCGGCGAAGGTACTGGAGGACCTGGGCTGGTACGTCGCCGACAACCTGCCACCGGACCTGATCACCCGCATGGTGGACCTGGGGTTGGCGGCGGGTTCCCGGATCACCCAGCTGGCAGTCGTGATGGATGTGCGCTCGGCCGGTTTCACCGGAGACCTGGACTCGGTGCGCACCGAACTGGCCACCCGCGGCATCAATCCGCGCGTGCTGTTCATGGAGGCCAGCGACGACGTACTGATTCGCCGCTACGAGCACAACCGCCGCAGCCACCCGCTGCAGGGCCAGCAGACCCTCACCGAGGGCATCGCCGCCGAGCGGATCATGCTGGCGCCGGTGCGCGCGGTGGCCGACCTGGTCATCGACACCTCGGTGCTCAGCGTGCGCGAACTGCGGGAGAGCATCGAGGAGATGTTCGGCGGTGATGCGGTCAGCGCTCCCACGTCCATCACGGTCGAGTCCTTCGGCTTCAAGTATGGGCTGCCGATGGACGCCGACATGGTCATGGACGTGCGCTTCCTGCCCAACCCGCACTGGGTCGACGAATTACGCCCGCACACCGGTCAGCATCCGGCGGTGCGCGACTACGTGCTGAGCCAGCCGGGCGCCGATGAGTTCCTCGCGGGCTATCACCGGCTTCTGGCCCTGATGGTCGGCGGCTATCGACGAGAGGGAAAGCGGTACATGACCCTGGCCATCGGGTGCACCGGCGGCAAGCACCGCAGTGTGGCCATCGCCGAGGCCCTGGCGCGACTGCTGGACGCCCAGGACGACAACGACGAGCTGTCGGTGCGGGTGCTGCACCGGGATCTGGGCCGCGAATGA
- the uvrC gene encoding excinuclease ABC subunit UvrC — translation MPDPATYRPAPGSIPVAPGVYRFVDPHGRVIYVGKAKNLRSRLTSYFADIAGLHPRTRQMVTTAGKVEWTVVNTEVEALQLEYNWIKEFDPRFNVRYRDDKSYPVLAVTLNEEYPRLMVYRGPRRKGVRYFGPYSHAWAIRETLDLLLRVFPARTCSAGVFKRHQQIGRPCLLGYIGKCSAPCIGRVSAEEHRRIVDDFCDFLAGKTDRLVRSLEQQMLAASDELDFERAARLRDDVAALKRALEKQAVVLGDGTDADVVAFADDELEAAVQVFHVRGGRVRGQRGWIVEKPGDPGDAESSLEQLVEQFVTQFYGDQAELEGAADEPTNPVPREVLVPCLPANSDELTSWLSKLRGSRVSLRVPLRGDKRVLAETVERNAKDALQQHKMKRAGDFTARSAALQNIQESLGLPDAPLRIECVDISHVQGTDVVGSLVVFEDGLPRKSDYRHFAIREAAGEGRSDDVASIAEVTRRRFRRHLDAEILAPEGKSRKFAYPPNLYVVDGGAPQVNAAAAVLAELGITDVATIGLAKRLEEVWVPSEPDPIILPRQSEGLYLLQRIRDEAHRFAITYHRSKRSKRMTESVLDAVPGLGEHRRKVLISHFGSVARLKRATVEELTSIPGIGAATAAAVLEALGADGAAGAAEQQRMSG, via the coding sequence GTGCCAGACCCCGCGACCTATCGCCCGGCGCCCGGGTCCATTCCCGTCGCGCCCGGCGTCTACCGGTTCGTCGACCCGCACGGCCGGGTCATCTACGTGGGCAAGGCGAAAAACCTGCGGTCCCGGCTGACGTCGTACTTCGCCGACATCGCCGGCCTGCACCCGCGGACCCGCCAGATGGTGACCACCGCCGGCAAGGTGGAGTGGACGGTGGTCAACACCGAGGTCGAGGCTCTCCAGCTGGAATACAACTGGATCAAGGAGTTCGACCCGCGCTTCAACGTCCGCTACCGCGACGACAAGAGCTACCCGGTGCTGGCGGTCACCTTGAACGAGGAGTACCCGCGGCTGATGGTCTACCGCGGGCCGCGCCGCAAGGGGGTGCGCTACTTCGGTCCCTACTCGCACGCCTGGGCGATTCGCGAAACCCTGGACCTGCTGCTGCGGGTGTTTCCGGCCCGCACCTGCTCGGCCGGGGTGTTCAAGCGGCACCAGCAGATCGGCCGGCCCTGCCTGCTGGGCTACATCGGTAAGTGCTCGGCGCCGTGCATCGGGCGGGTGAGCGCCGAGGAGCACCGGCGGATCGTGGACGACTTCTGCGACTTTTTGGCCGGCAAGACCGACCGGTTGGTCCGCAGTCTGGAGCAGCAGATGCTGGCCGCCTCCGACGAACTGGACTTTGAGCGGGCCGCGCGCTTGCGCGACGACGTCGCCGCGCTGAAACGGGCGCTGGAAAAGCAGGCCGTGGTGCTCGGTGACGGTACCGACGCCGACGTGGTGGCATTCGCCGACGACGAGCTGGAAGCGGCGGTTCAGGTGTTTCACGTGCGCGGTGGACGGGTGCGCGGACAGCGCGGCTGGATCGTCGAGAAGCCCGGCGACCCCGGCGACGCCGAGAGCTCCCTGGAACAGCTGGTCGAGCAGTTCGTCACCCAGTTCTACGGGGACCAGGCCGAATTGGAAGGTGCGGCCGACGAACCCACCAACCCGGTGCCGCGCGAGGTGCTGGTGCCCTGCCTGCCGGCCAACTCAGACGAGCTGACCAGCTGGTTGTCGAAGCTGCGGGGTTCGCGGGTCTCGCTGCGGGTGCCGCTGCGCGGGGACAAGCGGGTGCTGGCGGAGACGGTCGAGCGCAATGCCAAAGATGCACTGCAGCAACACAAGATGAAACGGGCCGGGGATTTCACCGCCAGATCCGCTGCGCTGCAGAATATTCAGGAATCCCTGGGCCTGCCCGACGCTCCACTGCGCATTGAGTGTGTCGACATCAGTCATGTGCAGGGCACCGATGTGGTCGGGTCGCTGGTGGTGTTCGAGGACGGCTTGCCCCGCAAGTCGGACTACCGCCACTTCGCGATTCGGGAGGCCGCCGGTGAGGGACGGTCCGACGATGTGGCCTCGATCGCCGAAGTGACACGTCGTCGGTTCCGCCGGCACCTGGACGCCGAAATTCTTGCCCCGGAAGGAAAATCGCGTAAGTTCGCCTACCCGCCGAACCTCTACGTGGTGGACGGCGGTGCGCCACAGGTCAATGCCGCGGCCGCTGTGCTGGCCGAGCTCGGTATCACCGACGTCGCCACCATCGGACTGGCCAAACGATTGGAAGAGGTGTGGGTGCCGTCTGAGCCGGACCCGATCATCCTGCCGAGGCAGAGCGAAGGGCTCTACCTGTTGCAGCGCATTCGCGACGAGGCGCACCGGTTCGCCATCACCTACCACCGGAGCAAGCGCTCCAAGCGGATGACGGAGTCGGTGCTGGATGCGGTGCCCGGGCTCGGCGAGCACCGGCGCAAGGTGCTGATCTCCCATTTCGGTTCGGTGGCACGGCTGAAAAGGGCTACCGTCGAAGAGCTCACCTCGATCCCGGGGATCGGCGCGGCGACCGCCGCCGCTGTCCTTGAGGCGCTGGGAGCCGACGGCGCGGCGGGCGCCGCTGAACAGCAACGGATGTCGGGATGA